GCGCGCTGGAGATCTTTGTCGAAGACCATTTCGCCAGCAGCCTGATTGTGCGCTTGCCCGCGCTGTTCGGGCACGGCTTGCGCAAGAACTTCCTGTTCGATCTCATGAACCCGGTGCCATCGCTGCTGACCGAGGCAAAGCACGATGCACTGATGAAGGCGCTCGATCCCGCGCTCGCTGCATGGGCGGGCGCGCTTTTTGCGAGCGATCCGGTCACCGGGATGTTGAAGCTAGACCGGGGAGCGCTCAATGCCGACCGGCGGCGCGCGGCGTTGGAGGACGCGGTAACGGCGGTGGGCGCTTCGGCGACGCAGTTCCATCATCCGGATACGACCTACCAATATTACGCCATCGACCGGCTTTGGCAGGACATCGGCATCGCGCTGGATGCGGGCCTGTCGCACCTGCATCTGGTGGCAGAGCCGCTGACTGCCAGCGCGATCCATGCGCGGCTGACCGGGCGGCCCATGCCGGACACGCCCGCACGCCTGCACCGTGAAGATATGCGCACCCGCCACTCCGCCCTGTGGGGGGCTGAGGGGCCGTATCAGTTCAGCGCCGCCGCGACGCTTGATCGGCTCGCCGCCTTCTACGCCAGCGAAAGGCAGCCGGCATGAGGCTGGCCATGTCGAACATCGCCTGGTCGGCGGAAGAACGGTTAGGGGCCTATGCGATCCTGGCCGAAGCGGGGATCACGGGCCTTGAAATCGCGCCGGGCCTCTTCTTTCACGCCGCCGACGATCCCTTCGTGCCTGACGAAGCGAGCGCCAGCGAGGCATTGTCCGAAATGGCGGATGCGGGGCTTTCGCTGGTGTCGATGCAATCGCTGTTGTTCGGCGTCACGGGTGCGGCCCTGTTTGAAGGTGCCGAGGCGCGCAACGTGTTCCAACGCGGGATGACGCGGGCAATCGCGCTGGCAGGGCGGTTTGGCATTCCCAATCTGGTGTTCGGCTCCCCGGCACAGCGCCGCGTGCCTGCGGGCATGGCCATGGCCGACGCACTGGCAGAGGCCGCCGCCGTGTTCCGCCGACTGGGCGATGTCGCTGCCGCCGCCGGAACGCGCATCACCATCGAAGCCAATCCAGCCGCCTATGGCACCAATTTCCTTCCCACGCTGGAGGAGGTCGAGGCGTTCGTTACGCTTGTCGATCATCCGGCGATTGCCCTGATCCTCGATCTCGGTGCGATGCACATGAACGGCAGTTTTGCGAGCGTACCGACCCGCCTGCCCGACCTTGCCCCGAGCCTCAATCATGTCCACGTCAGTGAGCCTGATCTGGCCCCGGCCCCGGCCGATGCCGGCGTGCTGGTGCCGGTGCTGCAAGGCCTTGCTGCGGCTGGCTATGCCAAGGCGGTGTCGATCGAAATGAAGCGCCCGGCGCAGGGCCTTGCCGATGTTCGGCGTGCCGTCGCGCGGCTGGTCGAAGCGGATTCGGCAGCGCATCAGACTGAGGGGGCGATCCATGCGTGAACCCGATGCCAGCCAGTTCAAGAAACCGCGCGAAGACATGGTCGTGTCTGTGTGCTTTTCCGACCTTGCCGCCAACCCTGGTACCTTCGCCGCCTTGCGCGATGTCGCCGCCACGCTCGACCGGGCGTTCCGTTTCCGCGAGATCATTCTGGTGGTCGACGACACCCAGCGTGAGACCTTCCTCCCGCTGATTGCCGAAGTGCCCAACTGCCGCCTGTTCGTGGTACGACGGCGGACCGAGTATTACGACCGTCGCGTGATCGCCGCCGAGGAGGCGATTGGCGATCTGGTGGTGATCGGCAATCTCGATGAAATCGCGCAAATCGACCTGATCGCCTTCCTCGACCATGCCGAGCGCGAGAATGCCGTGACGATGGCCTTTCGCGCCGTCCGCCGGCCGGTGAAGCGGCTGCTGGCCTGGCCCTTTATCGCGCTGGGCAAGCTAGCCGGATTTTATGTGGATCCGAGCGACTTTCAGTCCATCGCTGTGCCTCGGACGCTTCTCAACCTGCTGCTGGAGCATGACGAGCCGCGCCTTGCTCTGCGCTTTCCCCCGCGCGATCCGCGCCTGCAGCTCGACTGGTTTCGGACCGACCGCAATGTGGCGGCGCGTACCGCCTTCATGGGGCTGACGCGCCGCGTGCAGCTGCTCCAGACGCTGTTGGTCTATCTGACGCCGACGATCCTGACACTGGTAACGATTTCTTCGACCATCCTGACGCTGCTTGGTATGGCCTATGTCGCCTGGATCGTGGGCGCGGTATTGCTGGTTGATCAGCTTGCATCGGGCTGGCTCACCACCAATGCGATGCTGGCGGTCAGCGCGGTGTTCATGGGGATGTCGACGCTGGGCCTCAGCCTCGGCTTGCAACACCTGCTGAAACAGCAGCGACGACTGAAGGGCGGGATCGTGCCGGAAGAGGTCAATCGGATCGACCTGTTCCATCAGGTCGCCTTTGATCTCAATGTCGAACTGGAAAGCGATGTCCGCGCTGGTCCGGCAGGACCGGACTGATGCCGCAGGCCCCCGCCACCGAATATGATTACGTCGTGATCGGCGGCGGCTTTTATGGCTGCTGCCTTGCGCTCTATTTGCGCTCGATCTCGGCCCGCGTGCTGGTGGTGGAGGCCGGGCCACAGCTGATGAACCGCGCATCGCGCGTCAATCAGGCGCGGGTGCACACCGGGTTTCACTACCCCCGATCCGCGGCCACTGCGGTCAAATCGATGCTGCTGCACCGCCGCTTTCTGGCGGACTTCCCGGAAGCGGTGGTGGACGATTTCCAGATGCTCTACGCGATCGCCCGGCGGCGGTCGAAGGTCACGGCCAAGAAATTCCACCGCATGTTTCGCGACATGGGCGCCCCGATCGAACCGGCCATGCCCAGCCACCGGGCGCTGTTCAATCCCGACATGGTCGAAGACGTGTTCGCCTGTTTCGAAGTCGCCTTCGATCACGCGATCCTAGGCAAACAAGTCGCCGCACGGCTGGCCGAAGCCGGGATCGAAGTGCGGCTTGAAACCGAACTGGTCGGGTTGGCTGACCATCGCAGCGGCGTGGTGGTCGCATTGTCGGATGGCAGCGAAGTGACCGCGCGCTATGCCTTCAACATCACATATGCCCAGATCAATGCGGTGCTGGCCAAGGCCGGCCTGCCCGGTGCGCGGCTGAAGCACGAAATTGCCGAACTGGCGCTGATCGAACCCCCGCGCGAACTGGAAAAGATCGGCGTGACGGTGATGGACGGGCCGTTTTTCTCGACGATGCCCTACCCGTCGGAAAGCCTCTATTCGCTGACCCATGTGCGCTATACTCCGCATGAAAGCTGGGCCGATGATCCGATGCGGCGCGATCCCTATCACCATCTTGCCAATCTTGATCCCGAAACGCGCTTTGCCTTCATGCAGCGCGATGCCCAGCGCTATCTGCCCTGTCTTGCCGGGGCGACCTATCGCCGGTCGATCTATGATGTGAAGACCATCCTGATCAAGAACGAGGCCGACGATGGCCGCCCGATCCTTTACCACCAGAAGCCGGATGACAGCCGGGTGATCTCGATCCTCGGCGGCAAGATCGACAATATCTACGACCTGTTTGAAGCGGTAAAGGATACAGCGCCCGAATTCGCTTCCCTCAATTCAGGGTTCGTTTTCGGGCACGCCTATGCCTGATCGGCTGCGGGCAGGGGCTGCGGCACGCGGATGGTGGGCGCTGGCGGGGCTGGCGGCGATGATCTGTGCCTTTCGTGCCGGCGTGCTACTGTACGACCACAGCCTCAATTCGATCGACGGGGCGCTGCAGACATGGTTCGCGCTCGATCACTTTGCTGACGGGGATCAGCTGGGGACGGCGTTCCAGTCCTATCTCGGGATCACGATGGTGCTGGCGCTGCTGCCGGTGTTTCTCCTGTTCGGGCAGACGCTGTTCGCCTCGACTCTGGCCGCGAATGTGGCGGTGATAGCGGGAGCCTTCGGCGCGGCCTATGCGACTATATGGCTGATCCGGGCGGTGCCGCCGCGCGCGCGCTGGCAGGCGGCATTGGTGCTGGTCTTCTGGTTCTATTACGCCGCGCCACTGGTGGCAGAAGGCGCGGGCATCCGCTGGCCCGCCACCTTCGATCCCGGCGTTTCGCTGCGACCCCTGCGCGGGTTTCTGCCCTTTATCGTCCTGCCGTTCTTTGTCGTGCTGGTGCGCCGGGTTCTGCGGGATGGCCGCGCGCTGTCGGGCGGCCTGTCGCTGGGGCTAGTCGCAGGAGCGGGACTGCTGTGGTCCAATGACGCGGGGATTCCGCTGTTCATCGCGCTCGTGCTCGGTCTGGTCATGGCGCTGCATCGCCGCATCACACTGCTCGCGTGGACGCTGGCTGCATTCGGGATTGGCACAATGGCAGCGGCGGGTGCGATCCTGCTGGCGGTGACGCACGGCGCCCCGGGGCCGTGGCTGCAATACAACTTCCGCGATGTCGCGGGCGACCAGTTCTGGTTCTTCGCCCCGTGGGAGCGCAGCACTAGGATACTAAGCCCGGCAGACCTTCCCAACATCCTGCGCCACGGCGAGCTGCTTTCCAGCGCCAGCCTAATCGTGCTGACGCTGTGCGTGCTGTGGGGGATGCTCCAGCGCATGCGCGGCCGCAGCGCGCCGGTGCGCGGGAGCGCCTTCGTGTTCGTTGGCGCAAGCGTGATCGGCACCGCGCTGATCCCACAGATCGGCGGGCATATCGGGGCGGAGTACAACGCCATCACCTTCGTGCTGGGCCTCTGCGCGCCGCTGATCATCGGGCAGCGGATGTTGCTGCGTTGGGCCAAGCCGGTGCTGCGCAATGCCTCCCCGGCAAAGACCGGCATGGCGGTTGGCGTGGCTGTCGCAGGAGCAGCGCTGGCGATGGTCGGGATCGAAGCGGCGCGCTTTGCGACGGTCTGGGCAGACACTGACCGCACCACTTATGACGCAGGGCTAGGCTTCCACGTGACGCCCGAATATGCCGCGGATCTGGCAGCGATGCGGCAACTGGCGCAGGCGTGGGACGCACAAGGCATCGCGCAGGATCGACGCATGCTGTCGGTCTATACCTCTCCGCTGGATATCGCCGCCGGGGTGGAAAGCCCTGCGTCGGTCGGATCGCTGATCCACGCACTGGGTGCGGACAACCGGGCAAACTTCACCGCGCTGGTCGGTGAGCGCAAGGTCGCCGCCGTCACCACCATCGCGCCGGACTACAGCGGATGGGAGGGTTGGATACGCCGCGCCAACTGGTCATTTTTCCGGGCGCTGCACGAAAACTACACGCCCATCGCCCGCAATGATCAGCAGGTTCTGTGGGTACGCGCCGAGACTGTCACACCGCCCACCGCCGCCGCGACCTGCCGCGTCTCCGCGCCGTCGCGCAGCACGCTGGCACTCGACATTGCATCGCCCGCCGCCGGTCTGGCCTCTGTCAGCGTCACCCGCCAACCGCCCTTTGCCACCGGGCGCAGCGCGATGCTGACCGTGACCGAGGCTTCGCCCGATACCGCCGCCAAGGCCGACCGCTGGGCTGACTTCCCCCGCTATGGCATCGGCAACACCGCACTTGTGTCGCTGGTTGCGCCTGTCACTGCGGGCACCACGACCCGGCTGACGCTGGAGGTGCTTGACGGATCGGATATCGGTACAGGCACCTGCACCGCACAGGTCTACGCCCCGGTCGATACTGCCGCCTTGCCCCGCCTGCCCGAAGGCATCGACCGCTATCTGGCGCAAGGTGCGCCATGAACGAACTCCTGCGTTTCTTCATCGTGACGGTGATGGGGGTGGTGATCGACCTCGCCATCGCCTTTGCGCTACACACCGGGCTCGGCGTACCGCTGTGGCTCGCCGCAGCGATCGGCTTTACACTGGCGGCGAGCGCGAATTACGTCATCCATCAGACTTGGAGCTTCCAAAGCGGCCCGCGCAACCTTTCGGCCCGGCGCGCGGGGCTTTACGCACTGGTCGCGCTCGCCACGCTGGCGGTGCGGGTGGCGATTGTCGTGCTGCTCGACCGGGCCTTGGCCGGAGCATATCCGCTGGCGATCCTGATTGCCGGGGCGGGCGGATCGTTTTTCGTGAACTTCGCCTTGAGCAAATTCGTCGTCTTCGCTGCCGAACCGGATACGCCATGACCCTGCATCCCGCGCCGATCCTCGACGATAGCAATTGGGACGTGCCCGCCCACGAAGCGGCGGTCTATGCCCCTCGGCGCCACGTCCATGCGCTAGTGATCCCCGTCATAAACGAAGGGGACCGGATTCGCGGCCAATTGCTGCGTATTCAGGCCGCGGGCCTGCCGGTAGACGTGGTCATCGCCGATGGTGGGTCGACCGACGGCTCGCTCGATGCTGACTTCGTGACCGGCGCGGGCGTGCGCGCGGTGCTGACCAAGACCGGGCCGGGCAAGCTTTCGGCGCAACTGCGCATGGCCTATGCCTGGTGCCTGCGTCAGGGCTATGACGGGATCGTCACCATCGACGGCAATGGCAAGGATGGGGTGGAGGCGATCGTCGCCATGGTCGCGAAGCTGGAGGAGGGCTGCGACTATGTGCAAGGCTCGCGCTACCTGCCCGGCGGCGCGGCTGAGAACAC
This DNA window, taken from Porphyrobacter sp. ULC335, encodes the following:
- a CDS encoding sugar phosphate isomerase/epimerase family protein, coding for MRLAMSNIAWSAEERLGAYAILAEAGITGLEIAPGLFFHAADDPFVPDEASASEALSEMADAGLSLVSMQSLLFGVTGAALFEGAEARNVFQRGMTRAIALAGRFGIPNLVFGSPAQRRVPAGMAMADALAEAAAVFRRLGDVAAAAGTRITIEANPAAYGTNFLPTLEEVEAFVTLVDHPAIALILDLGAMHMNGSFASVPTRLPDLAPSLNHVHVSEPDLAPAPADAGVLVPVLQGLAAAGYAKAVSIEMKRPAQGLADVRRAVARLVEADSAAHQTEGAIHA
- a CDS encoding NAD(P)/FAD-dependent oxidoreductase is translated as MPQAPATEYDYVVIGGGFYGCCLALYLRSISARVLVVEAGPQLMNRASRVNQARVHTGFHYPRSAATAVKSMLLHRRFLADFPEAVVDDFQMLYAIARRRSKVTAKKFHRMFRDMGAPIEPAMPSHRALFNPDMVEDVFACFEVAFDHAILGKQVAARLAEAGIEVRLETELVGLADHRSGVVVALSDGSEVTARYAFNITYAQINAVLAKAGLPGARLKHEIAELALIEPPRELEKIGVTVMDGPFFSTMPYPSESLYSLTHVRYTPHESWADDPMRRDPYHHLANLDPETRFAFMQRDAQRYLPCLAGATYRRSIYDVKTILIKNEADDGRPILYHQKPDDSRVISILGGKIDNIYDLFEAVKDTAPEFASLNSGFVFGHAYA
- a CDS encoding GtrA family protein — translated: MNELLRFFIVTVMGVVIDLAIAFALHTGLGVPLWLAAAIGFTLAASANYVIHQTWSFQSGPRNLSARRAGLYALVALATLAVRVAIVVLLDRALAGAYPLAILIAGAGGSFFVNFALSKFVVFAAEPDTP